Proteins encoded by one window of Flexibacter flexilis DSM 6793:
- a CDS encoding MFS transporter, with product MVISINSRTNAATATAQPVPSGGSSFRAFVSGTVGNLVEWYDWYAYSAFAVYFAPVFFPESSSTAQLLKTAGIFAAGFLMRPIGGWLFGSLADKMGRKFSMTLSVLLMSLGSLLIALTPTYEAVGVLAPVLLLTARLLQGLSVGGEYGTSATYLSEIATPNRRGFYSSFQYVTTIGGQMLALGIQLLMQRLFLTDAQIEAWGWRIPFVIGAALSVIALYLRNNMHETLAYRLVRDQPTEIARKYGSVRELLRYPKALLTVVGLTMGGTLTFYTYTIYMQKFLVNTVHLPKAEVTIITFVVLLTLAFMQPFFGLLSDKIGRKPLTLTFGILGTLSTYPLLSTLATTHNVWLAVALILLALVQVSLYSSISAVVKAELFPTEIRALGVGLPFSITVAIFGGTAEYIALYFKEIGHEEYFFWYLTACIFISFLINLFTKETKTGSLFTDKPLSHQKI from the coding sequence ATGGTAATTAGCATTAATTCTCGGACGAATGCAGCGACGGCAACGGCACAGCCTGTGCCATCGGGTGGCAGTAGCTTCAGAGCTTTTGTCAGTGGCACGGTCGGCAATTTGGTAGAATGGTATGATTGGTATGCGTATTCTGCTTTTGCCGTGTACTTTGCGCCTGTCTTTTTTCCTGAAAGCAGCAGCACCGCCCAACTGCTCAAAACGGCTGGAATTTTTGCCGCAGGCTTCCTGATGCGCCCGATTGGTGGCTGGTTGTTTGGGAGTTTGGCCGACAAAATGGGGCGTAAATTTTCGATGACCTTGTCGGTTTTGCTCATGTCGTTGGGTTCGTTGCTCATTGCACTGACACCCACTTACGAAGCGGTGGGCGTACTTGCGCCTGTGTTGTTGCTTACGGCGCGATTGCTTCAGGGCTTGAGTGTTGGGGGCGAATACGGCACTTCGGCCACTTATTTGAGCGAAATCGCTACGCCCAACCGCAGGGGTTTTTATTCAAGTTTTCAATATGTAACTACGATTGGCGGGCAAATGCTGGCTTTGGGTATTCAGTTGCTCATGCAACGTTTGTTCCTGACCGATGCCCAAATAGAGGCTTGGGGTTGGCGTATTCCGTTCGTGATTGGGGCGGCTCTTTCGGTGATTGCCTTGTATTTGCGCAACAATATGCACGAAACGCTGGCGTACCGACTCGTACGCGACCAACCGACCGAAATTGCGCGAAAATATGGTTCGGTGCGGGAATTGCTTCGCTATCCGAAAGCATTGCTCACGGTGGTAGGCCTGACGATGGGCGGCACGCTGACGTTTTACACGTACACGATTTATATGCAAAAGTTTTTGGTCAATACCGTGCATTTGCCCAAAGCCGAAGTAACCATTATTACGTTTGTTGTGCTGCTGACGCTGGCATTTATGCAACCGTTTTTTGGGCTTTTGTCGGATAAAATTGGCCGTAAACCCCTGACATTGACTTTCGGAATACTCGGAACACTTAGCACGTATCCTTTACTTTCTACATTGGCCACTACCCATAATGTTTGGTTGGCTGTTGCATTAATATTGCTTGCACTTGTGCAAGTGTCTTTGTATTCGTCGATTAGTGCGGTGGTAAAAGCCGAGCTTTTCCCGACCGAAATACGCGCCTTAGGCGTGGGGCTGCCTTTCTCTATTACGGTTGCCATTTTTGGAGGAACAGCCGAATATATCGCCTTGTATTTCAAAGAAATAGGTCACGAAGAATACTTTTTCTGGTACCTGACGGCCTGCATTTTCATTTCCTTTCTTATCAACCTGTTTACCAAAGAAACAAAAACAGGTTCTCTTTTCACTGACAAGCCATTATCCCACCAAAAAATCTAA
- a CDS encoding sensor histidine kinase: MRLNYKYTVAYAVISLVILVVGFSIEYVALERSTMQTAIGKLRKLNAKVAADLAAQKPFVQPNVSHQFLDKQPANWPKEIVKKRLRWNPQLQDSTQNIAVTTLHAIGSRYALVTSNTFIISPYTIYWEGILLVFAWTFIFLLAIVIISSEILSGYILAPFYSTLQAMRNFAVHKEEKIRLEQTSTHEFDELQRFLATMAEKAKKEYKVLKEFSENASHELQTPIAVIKSKLELLMQTDLTEEQLLKITSINEQLQRLSKINEGLVLLAKLENYEYSRTESLDLSGLVHETISAFEELAEMREIRIQAQITDGVSVACSAELYRILLNNLFSNALKHNQDGGTIEVKLLPQLLLIRNTGDAPLLPTEDLFGRFRKGNNNVKSVGIGLAIVRKITEIYGQEISYQYADSWHTIRIKLQ, encoded by the coding sequence ATGCGCCTCAACTACAAATATACGGTTGCTTACGCGGTGATTTCTTTGGTGATTTTGGTGGTTGGTTTTTCCATCGAATATGTGGCCTTAGAGCGCAGCACCATGCAAACAGCCATCGGCAAACTTCGCAAGCTCAACGCCAAAGTAGCGGCAGATTTGGCGGCGCAAAAGCCTTTCGTGCAGCCAAATGTTTCGCATCAGTTTTTGGACAAACAGCCCGCCAATTGGCCGAAAGAAATTGTCAAAAAAAGGCTGCGTTGGAATCCGCAATTGCAAGATAGCACCCAAAACATTGCCGTAACCACGCTGCACGCCATCGGCTCGCGGTATGCACTTGTTACGTCCAACACGTTCATTATCAGTCCATATACGATTTATTGGGAAGGGATTTTGTTGGTGTTTGCTTGGACGTTTATTTTTTTGTTGGCCATTGTAATTATTTCCAGCGAAATTCTTTCGGGCTATATTCTCGCGCCGTTTTATAGCACTTTGCAAGCGATGCGCAATTTTGCCGTACACAAAGAAGAAAAAATCCGTTTGGAACAAACCAGTACGCACGAGTTTGACGAGTTACAGCGGTTTTTGGCCACGATGGCCGAAAAAGCCAAAAAGGAATACAAAGTGCTCAAGGAGTTTTCGGAAAATGCCTCGCACGAGCTACAAACGCCGATTGCGGTGATAAAAAGCAAATTAGAATTGCTCATGCAAACCGACCTGACGGAAGAACAATTGCTCAAAATTACGTCCATCAACGAGCAGTTGCAACGGCTTTCCAAAATAAATGAAGGCTTGGTGTTGTTGGCCAAACTCGAAAATTATGAGTACTCGCGCACCGAATCACTGGATTTGTCGGGCTTGGTACACGAAACGATTAGTGCGTTTGAGGAGTTGGCCGAAATGCGCGAAATTCGTATTCAGGCGCAAATCACCGACGGCGTGTCGGTGGCTTGTAGTGCCGAATTGTATCGCATTTTGTTGAATAATCTTTTTTCTAATGCCCTCAAACACAACCAAGACGGCGGCACGATAGAAGTAAAACTGTTGCCCCAATTGCTACTGATTCGCAACACGGGCGATGCGCCGTTGCTGCCGACCGAAGACCTTTTCGGGCGTTTTCGGAAAGGTAACAACAACGTGAAATCGGTGGGCATTGGCCTTGCCATCGTCAGGAAAATAACAGAAATCTATGGGCAAGAAATTAGCTATCAATACGCCGATTCTTGGCACACAATCCGCATAAAACTACAATAA
- a CDS encoding response regulator transcription factor → MKLLLVEDNQELLESMCDYLTHENNICERAMSFDQAREKLMLYSYDCVILDIMLPDGNGIQLLKLIKKEGYDCNVIIISAKNSLDFKLLGLDEGADDYITKPFPLPELYSRIKAVTRRTAKRASRLIEFNEIVVDTLSLEVRVKEVLLVLTRKEVNLLIYFLNNLNRVLSRQAIASHLWGDYTDNLDNFDFVYQHVKNLRKKITDAGGEDYIKTIYGLGYKMSS, encoded by the coding sequence ATGAAACTATTGCTGGTCGAAGACAACCAAGAATTGCTGGAAAGTATGTGTGATTATCTCACACACGAAAACAACATTTGCGAACGCGCCATGAGCTTTGACCAAGCTCGCGAAAAACTCATGTTGTACAGTTACGATTGTGTTATTCTCGACATTATGCTCCCCGACGGCAACGGGATTCAGTTGCTCAAACTCATCAAAAAAGAAGGCTACGACTGTAACGTAATTATCATTTCGGCCAAAAACTCACTGGATTTCAAACTGTTGGGCTTGGACGAAGGCGCAGACGACTACATCACCAAGCCGTTTCCGTTGCCCGAATTGTATTCGCGTATCAAAGCCGTAACACGCCGCACGGCCAAACGCGCCTCGCGCCTGATTGAGTTTAACGAAATAGTGGTGGATACGCTTTCGTTGGAAGTGCGCGTAAAAGAAGTGCTGCTCGTGCTCACGCGCAAGGAAGTGAATTTGCTTATTTATTTTCTTAACAACCTGAATCGGGTGTTGTCGCGGCAGGCCATCGCCTCGCACCTGTGGGGCGACTATACCGACAATCTCGACAATTTTGATTTTGTGTATCAGCACGTAAAAAATTTGCGCAAGAAAATCACCGACGCAGGCGGCGAAGATTATATCAAAACCATTTACGGACTGGGTTATAAAATGAGTTCTTAG
- the hemF gene encoding oxygen-dependent coproporphyrinogen oxidase, which yields MTKEQIADWFADLQSRICAAIEQADGSGKFEAEHWQREGGGGGRSRVLQNGTVLEKAGVGFSAVHGTLPENIQNALRVSDNRFFATGVSIVMHPRSPFVPIIHKNVRYFELQDGTCWFGGGIDLTPHYINDEDARYFHSQLKAVCDRHDENYYLNFKTWADEYFFIKHRNETRGIGGIFFDRLTPTSTHSKEQLWAFVQDVGNTFAPVYSHLIQKNKDLPYTEAHKHWQGVRRSRYVEFNLVYDKGTKFGLDTNGRTESILMSMPPQAIWPYDYHPAPHSPEAETLAKLVKGIHWAE from the coding sequence ATGACCAAAGAACAAATTGCCGATTGGTTTGCAGACCTACAAAGCCGTATTTGTGCCGCCATTGAGCAGGCCGACGGAAGCGGAAAATTTGAAGCGGAACACTGGCAGCGCGAAGGCGGCGGCGGCGGAAGGTCGCGCGTACTACAAAACGGAACTGTTCTGGAAAAAGCAGGCGTAGGTTTTTCGGCGGTGCATGGCACTTTGCCCGAAAATATCCAAAACGCGTTGCGTGTCTCGGACAATCGTTTTTTTGCCACGGGCGTTTCCATCGTGATGCACCCGCGCAGTCCGTTTGTTCCGATTATTCACAAAAATGTGCGTTATTTTGAACTACAAGACGGCACTTGTTGGTTCGGTGGCGGCATTGACCTTACGCCGCACTACATCAACGACGAGGACGCGCGTTATTTTCATAGCCAACTCAAAGCCGTTTGCGACCGCCACGACGAAAACTATTATTTAAACTTCAAAACGTGGGCAGACGAATATTTTTTCATTAAGCACCGCAACGAAACGCGCGGCATCGGGGGCATTTTCTTCGACCGCCTCACCCCTACTTCCACACATTCCAAAGAACAACTTTGGGCGTTTGTGCAAGATGTCGGCAACACGTTCGCGCCTGTGTATTCGCATCTTATCCAAAAAAATAAAGATTTGCCGTACACGGAAGCGCACAAACATTGGCAAGGCGTGCGTAGGTCGCGGTACGTGGAGTTTAATTTGGTCTATGACAAAGGCACAAAATTTGGCCTCGACACCAATGGCCGCACCGAGTCGATACTAATGAGTATGCCGCCACAAGCCATTTGGCCTTACGATTATCATCCTGCCCCACACAGCCCCGAAGCCGAAACCCTCGCCAAGTTGGTAAAAGGCATTCATTGGGCGGAATAA
- a CDS encoding L,D-transpeptidase family protein gives MKLSTVLVVVLLVGLSGYYFYPEKKLPKTASVDSLVVYKSQHKLLVFAGQQPMKTYIVSFGANPVGKKTFEGDERTPEGLYFINDKNPKSGYHKNLGISYPNKADTKNARKQNKRAGGQVKIHGLRNGLGFVGKFQRWYNWTNGCIAVTDAEMDELYESVRVGTPIRIKP, from the coding sequence ATGAAATTAAGTACGGTGCTTGTAGTTGTCTTGCTTGTAGGCCTTAGCGGTTATTATTTCTATCCCGAAAAAAAGTTGCCTAAAACCGCTTCCGTAGATAGTTTGGTTGTTTATAAATCCCAGCATAAGCTGCTTGTTTTTGCTGGCCAGCAGCCAATGAAGACGTATATTGTATCGTTTGGTGCAAATCCTGTCGGAAAAAAGACGTTTGAAGGAGACGAACGCACGCCAGAAGGGTTGTATTTTATCAATGACAAAAACCCTAAAAGTGGTTATCACAAAAATTTAGGAATTTCTTATCCCAATAAAGCCGACACCAAAAATGCCCGCAAACAAAATAAAAGGGCAGGAGGGCAGGTAAAAATACATGGCCTTCGGAATGGATTGGGTTTTGTGGGGAAATTTCAGCGTTGGTATAATTGGACGAATGGTTGTATTGCCGTTACGGATGCCGAAATGGACGAGTTATACGAGTCTGTACGCGTCGGAACTCCTATCCGAATAAAACCATAA
- a CDS encoding nitroreductase family protein — MSSFISDLWWRYAPKFMNGEVVPDEKIHNIVEAARLAPTSNGLQPFEILIISNKELKEKIFPIAYRQQPIVACSHLLVFAVWDTYTPERIHEAFDVAVTELGGDSDNLQKYRNAMLNSYPNQPADENYHHTAKQAYLALGLCIAAAAIEKVDATPMEGFDAQALDSLLGFDQQRLRSVLLLPLGYRDEAKDWRSTQKKIRKSAAMMVKEIK, encoded by the coding sequence ATGTCTTCTTTCATCAGTGATTTGTGGTGGCGGTACGCGCCAAAATTTATGAATGGCGAGGTTGTTCCCGACGAAAAAATACACAACATCGTGGAAGCGGCTCGGCTTGCCCCAACCTCTAATGGTTTACAACCTTTTGAAATTCTGATAATTAGCAATAAAGAGTTAAAAGAAAAAATATTTCCGATTGCCTACCGACAACAGCCGATTGTGGCTTGTTCGCACTTGCTCGTATTCGCCGTGTGGGACACTTATACACCCGAACGCATACACGAGGCTTTCGATGTGGCCGTGACGGAATTGGGGGGCGACTCGGATAATTTGCAAAAATATCGTAACGCGATGCTCAATTCGTATCCGAATCAGCCCGCCGACGAAAATTATCATCATACGGCAAAGCAGGCTTATCTCGCTTTGGGATTGTGTATTGCTGCCGCTGCCATCGAAAAAGTAGATGCAACGCCGATGGAAGGGTTTGATGCGCAGGCTTTAGACTCGCTATTGGGCTTTGACCAGCAGCGTTTGCGCAGTGTGTTGCTGCTGCCGTTGGGCTACCGCGATGAGGCCAAAGACTGGCGTAGCACGCAAAAGAAAATTCGCAAAAGCGCAGCCATGATGGTAAAAGAAATAAAATAA